The Lycium ferocissimum isolate CSIRO_LF1 chromosome 10, AGI_CSIRO_Lferr_CH_V1, whole genome shotgun sequence genome window below encodes:
- the LOC132035502 gene encoding uncharacterized protein LOC132035502 — protein sequence MGSCISKCNPQKDPQEDDDHPECVKDKLVISQAPISPKILLHSFPSSTIQQPRKLVSSSPSSSSSSCSVSLSSFSSTATNVTLSSSLSSSSSSSSLSCFKDRSFSNDFLLSCAQEHDHILDIKKNKATNCVSHQNTSNMSTSGKKYSRSPSSSSSSTLSKPPSPRRECNSTTTPKKRPRANSPTMVRQKSFRKEPDQQLTKGGTIGNNASNVTSTYHHFPGTRTTLKSPSPSRRFPSNSNGESSFRKSIASKGNNGSVLSRSSSLRRENHLTPKREGKMRNAIPVSPKIDEMEIGEVKSSGQDLDSLLMEDINNPLIALDCFIFL from the coding sequence ATGGGTTCTTGCATTAGTAAATGCAACCCCCAAAAAGATCCCCAAGAAGATGATGATCACCCTGAATGTGTTAAAGATAAACTTGTGATTTCACAAGCTCCGATATCtccaaaaattcttcttcattcttttccttcttcaacTATACAACAACCTCGAAAACTCgtctcttcttctccttcttcgtCCTCTTCTTCTTGTTCGGTATCTCTTTCATCGTTTTCCTCTACAGCAACTAATGTCACATTATCTTCATCTTTGTCGtcatcatcttcctcttcttcattATCTTGTTTCAAGGATCGTTCTTTCTCGAACGATTTCTTGTTGTCTTGTGCACAAGAACACGACCATATACTTGAcatcaagaaaaacaaagcaaCTAATTGTGTTAGTCATCAAAATACGTCAAACATGTCTACAAGTGGCAAGAAATACTCGCggtcaccatcatcatcatcatcctccaCTTTGTCGAAACCACCCAGTCCTCGAAGAGAGTGCAATTCGACGACAACCCCTAAGAAAAGGCCACGTGCCAATTCGCCCACGATGGTTCGACAAAAGAGTTTTAGAAAAGAACCTGACCAACAACTCACAAAGGGAGGAACCATTGGTAATAATGCTTCAAATGTTACCTCTACATATCATCATTTTCCTGGTACTAGAACAACCCTAAAATCACCATCTCCAAGTCGAAGATTTCCTTCGAATTCGAACGGTGAGAGCTCGTTTAGAAAATCAATTGCTTCAAAAGGAAACAATGGGAGTGTGCTATCAAGATCATCTTCTCTAAGAAGAGAGAACCATCTCACTCCAAAACGTGaaggaaaaatgagaaatgCTATTCCAGTTTCTCCAAAGATTGATGAAATGGAAATTGGAGAAGTGAAGTCAAGTGGTCAAGATTTGGACTCTTTGCTCATGGAGGACATTAATAATCCTCTTATTGCATTGGATTGTTTCATTTTTCTCTAG